From one Lotus japonicus ecotype B-129 chromosome 3, LjGifu_v1.2 genomic stretch:
- the LOC130745310 gene encoding probable bifunctional methylthioribulose-1-phosphate dehydratase/enolase-phosphatase E1 codes for MAAGVDGGVKEATASQAYLEGKAVNDTRALIAELCRHFYNLGWVSGTGGSITIKVHDDSIPKPHQLVIMSPSGVQKERMEPEDMYVLSHTGEVLAAPSPKPYPNKPPKCSDCGPLFMKAYEMRDAGAVIHSHGIESCLVTMLNPLAKEFRITHMEMIKGIKGHGYYDELVIPIIENTSYEYELTESLAKAIEAYPKTTAVLVRNHGIYVWGDSWISAKTQSECYHYLFDAAIKLHQLGLDWSTPNHGPIHSPRSLRIAGDSNLSVKARKVNGEIDPFPRCIVLDIEGTTTPISFVTEVLFPYARDNVERHLSKTFDTPETQADIKLLRSQVESDLEQGVAGAVPIPEDNAVKEEVIAALVTNVEAMIKADRKITALKELQGHIWHTGYENNELKGMVFDDVPEALEKWHALGIKVYIYSSGSRLAQRLIFGHTNHGDLRKYLSGFFDTTVGNKRETHSYVEISASLGVDKPSDILFVTDVFQEATAAKAAGLEVIISIRPGNAPLPENHGLKTISSFSEI; via the exons ATGGCAGCCGGAGTCGACGGCGGCGTGAAGGAAGCTACGGCGTCGCAGGCATACCTTGAAGGCAAGGCAGTGAACGATACGAGAGCTTTGATAGCTGAGCTCTGTCGCCATTTCTACAATCTCGGTTGGGTTTCAGGAACTGGTGGCAGCATCACCATCAAGGTCCATGATGACTCCATTCCTAAACCCCATCAGCTTGTGATCATGTCCCCTTCAG GTGTTCAGAAGGAAAGAATGGAACCAGAGGACATGTATGTGTTATCCCACACTGGAGAAGTCTTGGCTGCTCCATCTCCCAAGCCTTACCCGAATAAACCTCCCAAATGTTCTGATTGTGGTCCACTTTTCATGAAG GCATATGAAATGCGTGATGCTGGGGCTGTTATCCACAGTCATGGGATAGAATCTTGTCTTGTAACAATGCTCAATCCTTTGGCAAAGGAATTTAGA ATTACACACATGGAAATGATAAAAGGAATCAAGGGACATGGTTATTATGATGAACTAGTGATCCCCATAATAGAGAACACATCCTACGAATATGAGCTCACAGAATCTCTAGCTAAAGCT ATTGAGGCCTACCCTAAAACTACAGCAGTACTTGTACGCAACCATGGAATATATGTTTGGGGAGACTCATGGATCAGTGCTAAAACTCAG TCTGAGTGTTATCATTATCTCTTTGATGCTGCTATCAAACTTCACCAATTGGGATTGGACTGGTCTACTCCAAATCATGGTCCAATACATAGTCCTAGGAGTCTCAGGATTGCTGGGGATTCAAATCTGTCTGTCAAGGCAAGGAAGGTTAATGGTGAAATTGATCCATTTCCA CGTTGCATTGTTCTTGACATTGAAGGAACTACTACTCCCATATCATTTGTTACTGAGGTTCTCTTCCCATATGCACGTGATAATGTTGAGAGGCATCTATCCAAGACATTTGATACTCCCGAGACCCAAGCTGATATTAAGTTGCTTCGCTCACAG GTTGAAAGTGACCTGGAACAAGGGGTTGCAGGTGCTGTGCCTATTCCTGAAGATAATGCTGTGAAAGAAGAAGTCATTGCTGCTTTAGTAACTAATGTAGAAGCTATGATTAAAGCAGATAGAAAGATCACTGCCTTGAAAGAGTTGCAG GGCCATATATGGCACACTGGTTATGAGAATAATGAATTAAAGGGAATGGTTTTTGATGATGTACCAGAAGCCTTGGAAAAGTGGCATGCCTTGGGCATAAAG GTATACATATATTCTAGTGGTAGCAGGTTGGCGCAAAGGCTAATATTTGGACATACAAACCATGGGGACCTAAGAAAATATTTATCTGGGTTTTTTGATACCACAGTGGG gaacaaaagagaaacacACAGTTATGTTGAAATTTCTGCATCACTTGGCGTTGATAAGCCATCAGATATCTTATTTGTAACTGATGTTTTTCAAGAAGCTACAGCTGCTAAAGCAGCAG GTCTGGAGGTCATAATTTCTATTCGGCCTGGAAATGCACCTCTCCCTGAGAATCACGGGTTGAAGACAATCAGTTCCTTCTCTGAGATCTGA
- the LOC130749213 gene encoding VQ motif-containing protein 4-like, giving the protein MEISSRVQDRENQTFMKSPRSNLRNSSNNGIQIPTPPHTPNNIPRSDSNPYPTTYVQADTSSFKQVVQMLTGSSDTTKPAPCSKLHLQDPVPSSRNFNIPPMKTAPKKQQQQGFKLYERRNYNNSLKNTLIINTFMKPNSAEICRFSPSSSEILSPSLLDFPSLALSPVTPLNDDPFDKSSPSLGSSSEEEKAIADKGFYLHPSPMSTPRGFEPQLLPLFPVTSPRVTESPS; this is encoded by the coding sequence ATGGAAATAAGCTCAAGAGTCCAAGACAGAGAGAACCAAACTTTCATGAAGTCTCCTAGAAGCAATCTCAGAAACAGCAGCAATAATGGTATCCAAATCCCAACACCACCTCACACCCCAAACAACATTCCCAGATCTGACTCAAACCCTTACCCCACCACTTATGTCCAAGCTGACACTTCCTCTTTCAAGCAAGTTGTTCAAATGCTCACTGGCTCATCAGATACCACAAAACCAGCTCCATGTTCCAAACTACACTTACAAGATCCAGTTCCATCATCCAGAAACTTCAACATCCCTCCCATGAAGACAGCACCaaagaagcagcagcagcaagGGTTCAAGCTGTATGAAAGGAGGAATTACAACAACAGCCTGAAGAACACCCTCATCATCAACACATTCATGAAGCCTAATTCTGCAGAGATTTGTAGGTTCTCTCCCTCAAGTTCAGAGATTCTCTCCCCTAGCCTTCTTGACTTCCCTTCCCTTGCTCTTAGCCCTGTCACTCCATTGAATGATGACCCTTTTGACAAGTCCTCACCTTCACTTGGAagctcttcagaggaggagaagGCCATAGCTGACAAGGGATTCTATCTACACCCATCTCCCATGTCAACTCCCAGAGGCTTTGAGCCACAGCTCTTACCTCTTTTTCCTGTGACTTCACCTAGAGTTACAGAGTCACCTTCTTGA